atagaataaaaatatttagaggAAAGAGGTTAGTTTGATAGCTTGTCTTTGATCatattcttctctttcttttctttcttcttcttcttgttcttcttgtcatgctcatcattgtcactattgtaaggacaatccaccacaatatgatcggagctcttgcacttgtagcatagcctcacatactccttgttcttgaagtgatatcttctctttcttgtgtgatagcccttcttcttcttcatcttgccaaacttgcggacaaagagtgcgtGCTCCAATTGATCTTTTGCCTTTACCTACCACTGAAAGAACACATAGCGATGCTAGTGCACGTGCTGAATTTATTTATAAGTTGCATGAAACCACTAAAACAAATATTAAAAAGATGAATGAAAAGTATAGAATTGCTGGTAGTGAAGTTAGAAAGGAAATTAAACTTGAACCAGGTGATTTAGTTTGGTTACATTTAAGAAACGATAGGTTTCTAGAGCTGCGTAAATCCAAATTAATGCCAAGAGCTGCTGGTCCTTATAAGGATATtaagaaaataaataataatgCATATAAACTTGACTTGCCACCCGAGTTCGGGGTTAGTTCTTCTTTCAACATTTCAGATTTGAAGCCATATttggaagaagaagatgaccttgagtcgaggacgactccaattCAAGAGGGAGAGGATGATGAGGATATCACTCCTTTGGATGCACAAGATGATCCTCCGCTGGACATTCAAGGTCCAATCACAAGAGCTCGCGCACGACAATTAAATTTATAGGTGAAGTCGTTCATAAGTAAGTCTTTGTATGATTTTGAAAATAAATTACTACCTAATGATTATATTGTGCTTAGAACTCATAGAGATGACCAAGAGATGCATAAGAGATGGCTTGGAGGCGTGGAGAACCAGCGAGGGCGCCCAAGTCAAGGAGGAGGCCCAAAGAGTCGACTTCGAGCCTCTTTCGGAGTCTAGGACCACCGAGGAGTAAAACGGACGCCCAGGACGCATCTGGACTCCGTTTTCGACGTTCTACCCATGGTTggaaagataatttcataagaaaACCAAATACGTTGGTTTGAGGTCCAAATTACTTCTGAGTCATCAGAAAAAGTCGAAACAATTCAGCATCCAAAATCTGTTTCGGAGTTGTGTCACCGTTTTTGTTCCGTTGGGCCATGTATCGTTGTTGAGCCCGTTAGGGGGGCACATCCAGGGGTGGCGACGATTATATACAGCCACCGCCACTCTCGTTAGGTTTTGGGTTTTGCTTAGATTATTCTGTCAAGAACAGTTTCGCCGTTTCATCGGTTTGTGAGACCCCAACTCGTGAGATTAATCTTTCATCTACAAATTGGTTGCATTCTTCTTTGTTCTTGCTTATGTTCTTCGATTCGCAGGCAAAGGACTtagccttcttggcgaggtcaacCGTGCAGCGCCGGTTGATAACCAGAGAAGACGTGGTGCTGTGATTGCGgggtttcggatcgtgttgttcggaagccggatcgatttatgtcacgtttccaccaaatcgagagttaccagaaccttttagAATATCGGGCCACCATTGTCCTCATCAGCAATGGGCAAGAGACGTCTCGGGCACACCCATCTCTGCCCTGGTCACACAGTTCCTTCATATCTAGAACATGACCATTGACATCGTTCAGTAGCTGACGGCACATGATTAGATCATCTAGAAGTGGTCTCTAAATGGTGTTTACTTAAGCTCTTTGGCGTATCAGACATTCTTCAAAGGAAGGATCACAATGGACGGTGCAATGGAAGTCTGGAGGGCACCGACGCCTTCCAAGGTGAAATTCTTCTTTTGGCTCGCTGTGCATGGATGACTATGGATGGTGGAGCACAGGAAATGCCATGGGCTATAGCCCCACGATAACTATGCCCTATGCGATCAAGGTTCGAAGACAGCCAATCATCTCCTATCTTCCTGTGTCTTCTCGAGAGAGGTGTTGCATCGCCTGCTTGCTCGTGTGGGACTCGCGCAGCACTACCCAGGCGATGACTCATGGCTTGTCACTTGGTGGCTCGGATGGCTCTTGAAGCTTTTCATAGAGGATTTGATGCCCTAGTTCTTCTCATATCATGGGAGCTTTGCAAGGAGCATAACAGGAGAACCATTGACGGCATCACCAAGACGACGACCCAAGTAGTCTCCATGATCAACAATGAAGCTGAAGCCTGTTTGGCAGCTGACTACCAAGGTCTCGCACCATTGTTTGCCAAGGCTACCTAGCATAGCTTCGCTTCGCTTCGCTCCTTGTCGCACAACCAGTTACCTAGTAGTACAACACTCTAAGCACCACCATCACAGCAAGTGATCCTTGTATATGTGCATTGTCCTTCCCTTGGCACCTGGCCTCTAGGATGAACGGCTTGTAAAACTTCTAAtttctcttaatgaaaaacgtgCAAAGCATGGTGTCAAAAAAAGTCAAGAGTCGTCAACTCGTTGCTTCATCCTCAAATTTTTATCTTAATCTATCCCCTTCAGTTTTCTTCTCTTCCAAGTTCCAATGTAAGAATTCCAATTTCTTTGACTTTAATAGGTGATAATGACGAGTTTGACTAGACATTGCATTATttaaaagccttgtttagttcctaggcTATAAATTTTTGGTGTTCGGTTaccaataaaaaaataaattatagattCCATCGGTAAACtacgagacaaatttattaagcctaattagcacATGTTTACTATTGCATTACATTGccaaatcatggactaattaggcttaaaagttcATCTAGCAAAATAGTTGCaatctgtgtaattagttattttatgtctatatttaatactccatgcatatgtccaaataTCTGATGTGATAGGGTGTAAAGTTTCTTttggaggaactaaacaaggttccTATCTCTCATTTCTTGGGCAGGGAACCATCCATTTAACCAAAAGCTGaggtagtttttttttaaaaaaatgtaaaCAAGCAAGATCTGTCATTTACTTTTTAGGGAAGTTAGCCTAAGCCGATAAGGataagattaattatactttatACTAGTTATCTAGAGCTGGACAAACGCACACTCACACACCATTGTTCACCTATCATGCCTCTCCAAAGTCACATGAGAATGATAATGATATACATACTTCTTTTAGTACATACATAAATACAAAGTATAGCACAATATGAATACTAATATATACAGAGTTAACAACATGCACAATGTTTATACACAGACTAACTAAAGACAACACATTTACACATGCAGCATGGCCTACCTAGCTGCAAAGCAGAGAAAATTTCTAGAGCATGCTAGCTCAGCTAAATGTCTTCTCGCTGTTGTGGCACATGTAAAGGAAGTCGTCCATGTCCTTGTACGAGTCATAAACACTTCCACTCAGGCTAGCTATGAGAAAAAATTGCATCATCACTATCAATTTAGCTCAATCAGTTTCTACTCATGCGAAATGTCTAGTTTCGACCTTCTGCACATCTTAAAGTTCTAGCTCCTAATGCCTTTTAGGACATCGATCCTATCGAAATACAAGCCGTAACCCATGGACAAAATGTGTAAAGCTTCAGCCAGGATCAGAGAGTTATCAAAGGACATACAACATATCATATCTCACCTATTTGGGGCAAAGTGTTGTTTACAAACATAAAGAGAGTTGTTCCTGGAGATAGGTGCAGCCTGGGGTATAGTATGAAAATGAACTGCCCAACTGGCATGTCAGAGGGAACTAGGTACCTGCACCATAAATAAATTTATATTGCTacatttcaaatttcaaaagtgGATGGTCAATGAAGTTACTGCGAGACATACGTAAGTGACAAGCAGTATGGAAACAATAATCACAATGAAACCCCCAGTCCATCTCTAGTAATGTATAATAATGGGCACAAGAGAAGAGAGTAAAAACTTACTTCTTCTGCATTTGTGATAAATTACTCCTAGAAAACCTTCTAATAATAACCTGCAAATAGAAGCTAATAATTTAGGAGTGCCATGTTCATCTAGCAAGATATGCCAAACATATGTATTGACAACAAGAGGGAAATGCAGAGTAAAACATAGGTGATAATTTAGGTGGATATATATATGATCAGTTCCAGTTCGGTTGTTCGGGGTGCCAAAAAAACTTATTAATAATTTGGATTAGAATTTGCAACGTAGACTCTCATGAATAAACATAAGAACCATTGAGCATCAAAAAATTGATTGGCAGGAGCATGGTGGGCATAACTGAAAGGAGAGGAATTGATGTAATCTGCACAGGTCAATCaataccctaggtgtagaatactattctacactgaACTATAATACTGAACAAAATTCAATATCATTTACATTTTAGTATTGTTCagtagacacacacacacacacacaatgaTGAAACCCTAATGAACCACCAGGCCCCAGCATGAGAAAGACTAGGATATCATTTTTGAGTTCCAAACTCCAAAAGGCTAGAATTATGTGAGCAAGGAATTCTCTGAATCCTAAAATTTGGTGTGCTGTTTAGTTCTATCAATATCCACATATACATGATGGTGATTGATATCATGTGAAGGAGGATGAATGATAGTGGAAAAGGAGAGAAATATCAACTACAATAATTATTAAGAATATGAGTACTACAATATATGTAATAATCCATTGCTGACGCCAAACACATAGAAGAAAGGAAGAGTCAGGCTCAGGCACTGCCCACCTAGGGTTTGGAAGGCAGAGGCAAGCAAGCTAGTAGAGGAGAAAGCAAAGGGAAAATTAGAGACTTGACATACAAAGATCTTAGCGGGGTAGTTGGTGATCATGGCGGTGGATTCCTGGAGCCTCTCATCAGCACCCTGAGTCCTCGACCCCCTCGACCCCAAGCATGCATCAGGAAATACTCAATTAAATGCACTGTAGAGTAAGATGTGGACTTAGAGCTACTGACCCAAGGTGAATTCTTGCGTGAGGGGCTTCATGGCGGATCAGATCGAATCGAATCGTCAATTGCTTTTGCTTCTGTTTATCTGTCCGTCAATGGAACTCCTCTCCAATCGGCTACCGCTGTAGGAGCAAGAAGATGgctgagtgttgacggtccttaatgctcacatttaaccgtcaactaatcatgaaaaaggatcaaaatgcaaccgacacctagacttaggattTCATCTGACAAattttcacgagttttggtatttgtctatttctgcaggggttatcaggaaatacgaaggaaggccccacacgtcgggtttacatagagaattaatgtgtgcggtaattttccataatcaggaagactctagaagcaactcgaccgaagcAGAGCCGAGACGGGCCTAGggccagggcgcctgccctggtacaagcaccaatcacagaatagagtacaccattacaaatatctcgtcgagctgatcgaaatgcatatattatttgctatatttggagttcggaatcaagagatattaataaaagaaggacttcacataaaagagctgcgggattaattaggcccaaatcagattttggtccattaaggcctatgtgcattttaatgagatatggtggaaagtttagtaccacatcgtctgctgaaccaaaaaagcacaaaggaggaggctatataagcaaggcccctggcccctggagaagaatacatcattatagagttgtgaggtgccctcgaaggataacctttcctctatagagaattagggctagacattccaatgtagtagattagttctagtcgggagttagggagagcggagctgtgcttcggttctggagaagtctttagagttttggtatgtctttatatttgttgtaagacttatgctttaatatatttatcttctctatttacttttaagcctttattattatcgagtagtgtagtCGTTATATTTTGACGTAGGATCTccgttcgcatcgagtgctctagttattcatggtaattagagtagtaatcgttagtgtagacgtggtgtctatactagaggttacctgaggttgcacccagtcctacggattgttgtggtagccctagggtagtgacagccctaacggtcgacgtattccacctcgttcggatcggtgtttgtaggaccgtagtcagagcttcccagcccccttccagttctctttctgtggttggtgttctgatgtcccaaagtgctaatatgtgattgctatatctattcattctttgttatcatagaactgaagcaatagagaagtatacatgaacctctcccgttgtcctcccgctatggctatctacgcatttatcatagaattctcacctttatattattacatattatatatcatttacccctactttagtctagttggtttattaaattagtagatgcatgatagtaagttatcagattctttgaccttagcttcttagtggtaaaatataaataatgatacctggaatactcccgataaaatgctacgatgatgttctgtgcgcttgcggaatttttcttgttcttattgcacttaacgaatgGCAACACTGAGGAAGCGAGACGGTGAAGCTGACTagtgtgactaaagtttagttggTTAAAATTTAGCCAGGGGAACCAAACACAGCCTAAGTAATGGGGCCCATTCCAATGACATACCTATATAGTTGGCCATGCAGCCCGTGGCCCGTTGGCCTGACCCGCGGCTCAGTATTTTGGCCTGGCCCGGGCACGGCCCGGCCCGACGACTACCGGGCCCAAACCGGCACGGCCCGAGGCACCAAGCCTGAGCCGCCACCATGGCCCGTGGCACGGCTCAGGCACGGTGCGATGGTCCCGTGCTTAATGGCCTAATAAAAAATATAGCCtactaattctaaaaaaaataaatataggtcTGTTGTCCATCCAGCTATTCTCAGTGGCCTAATAAGAAATATAGCCTgctaatctaaaaaaaatatagaccTGGCCAGCTACTGGCCCATCCAACCATCCTACGGGCATGTTGTAGCATCAGACACCCGGTAACCGGCCGCGCCTTCGGGGCGGTCCGACAGCCCACGAGCCATGCCTTGTGCCATATCCCCAAGGCACGACATGGCACGGCACACCATGCGATGGCCATCTATACATACCTAGAATCTTCCATCCATCTATCTGTCGACTTTCCTAAAAAGAACTAGTTGTCGACTTGTCTGTTGTCATGGGCTCATCATGGCTCCCAGATCTCCCTCCCTCGCCCGCCGCCGTTGTTGCCGGAGAAGAGAGGGCATGGCCGACGCCCTCGACATGTCCCTCGACGACCTCATCTCCAAGAGCAGGAGCACCCACCAACGGCCCCGGGGGTGAGGCCCTGCctccggaggcggaggcggaggcccaGGCCCCGCACCCACGGCACCGCGATGCCGCTTCAACACCCGTGCTGCGGCAGCACCTTACCTCCGCCGCGCAGCCTTCTCTCTTTCAAGGTGAGTGTCCGAGATCCCTTCCTCCCCACCCTGCTCCTAAATCCTAAATGAAGTTGAACTCACCAGCCCTAATCACTATTCCCTGAATGAATCGTAAACGCATTTGCGGCCCATGGCTTATGCTGGATACAGGGCCATGCCGCCCTAGCCGCCGATGGTGTCCGCTTTTGACGAGCCCACCAAGCTCTATAGCTCTAACCTCGACTACGGGCGTCTCCAACAACGACATCAAGGTCACTCTTTTTCTCTTGTCATAAACCGTGTTGGTATATCTGATTTATCATTTGATAGTCTAGTGTTGCTTATACTACTGCAAGGAAACAAACAATTTGATTCTCCTTTTTTATGCTCCACCATTCTATTTCTACCCTAgcaatgtaacacccaaaattttgatttcaatAAATAgagattaatttgatttaattaagtaattttgtgagcatttaaatttaacacttaaataatttttgtggaaaataaaaatttatcataggttcaataaatatgttggtgcagttcatgctggtgcatatttaATTTTGTGTTGTTGCCTTTTGTTTGAATTTATTTGCATTCAAGATTTTTTATTAGGAAAAGGGtttggaaaagaaaacagaaaagaaaaaaaaaagagaaaagaaaacccAGCCGAAACCCCCCCCCCTCTCACCACTCGGCCCAGCCCCTCTCTGGCCTGCTTACTCCCCCGCCTTGGCCCATCAACGGCGGCCCAGTTGGGCAGCTCACCCGCGCCCCTTCTCCCTCCCTTACGCGCGGGCCCCATATGTCAGCAGCGCCTCCTTCAACCTTCCGTTCGCGAGCGGACAACGGGCTTTCCATCGGAGGAAAACCGAATCCGCTCCCTTCTCGCGATTTCTTGCCAAACATGGAAATCGACCCCTATATAATCCCTAGCGTCGCCCCCGCGCGTGTTATCCATCTTCGCCGTGCGAAATACGTGCCCTAGCTACAGCAGCCGCCAATCGGGATCTCGCCGCAAGCCGAGCACCTTGCCGCGCGCCGTAAGCCCCACTCGTCGCTCTTCGACCCCCGCAAAGCACCTCGTTGAACTCGCGGTGAGCTTCTCGCCCTCCCGGCGTTTTCCTTTCGCAAATTggtgctcggaatcgagaagtctgtcgtcgccggcgagctccTTTCGGCCGGCAATGGAGCCACCGCGCCGGAGCTGGCAACCTGCTGGCCGGACCGCCGCCCAGCACCCCTCGACACGCCGATGCCGTCCATTTGCAGATCGACGGCCAGGAAGCACAGATACCCGTTCGGCTGGAAAAATTCTTTAAGAGTCCCtgaaagtttttctttttgctCCGCGGTCCCTGGCGGCTTTTGCGGTTTACGCTTTCCAGTTTTAAAAGCGTACTTTCTGTCGGCTAAAGTTCAAATGCGCTTTCcaatatttacagaattgccactaaaCTTATAATGCTTATAAATTGGtcattttaactctgtttttgtccattcaacttccgttagattcgtatttacgagctctacatgatagaaatattagtttactgttttgaaactttttaatttcctgatactatttatttaattatttctctataggaaatcttagaaaattataTCTTtctcgttttaattccgattttcgtgaactttacgtttgtgtgatcgtagcgctgcgtagaatattttcataaacttttatctttgttttaccactgtttggtgtattgttctaatgatatcttgtttgcttcgtgtatgattgtctacattggattgcgtgttgttgattgatgattgggattagacggtgagccatacgttggtgatcaagaccaagcttttgaagaccagcaggctcaggagagctttgagcaaggcaagtataacttgggatcatccttgttacctattcacttataattacacatatatatcatatgcatgctttcaccttgtcgaccttagcaaaatcatagatgattgttacctggattccttgctacctacttgatttgcatttggtgtagttgtgctattgcttgatataatccatgatcttgtaagatgattaatagctatgcaatgaacataaaagaatgacgaaTAACAATCTTgtttgtacgtgatcacccgggataaaagtgcaaccatgagggctataatggctctggctttagctcagtatggagaccttttctagcttgttagaggttacccgaaagggcggagggctgaaccgacacgggtatattgcgagcccctgtccctatgtgtataggctgcgcgtcattgtgccattcggaaggggggtatctatatctgctcgcaaaggaaaccttgcggccttaacttgttagacgaacttttgaaaggcttcatagtgatccctgctgacctccctaggaagggggttaagagattagctacatcgggcgaaagggtaaatcatgactcatgggtaaagatgtacaacctctgcagactgtaaaactggtatactagccgagctcacggtcaggagcggccttggggacatctacattaagatgataagcttattatgttattatgttcatttgattattgtttatgctatgagttaattatgcttacacttgatcatgtggttaatgGATtacttatgctaccttgacaattgcgcattaattatgaacatgctatccactattaaaagctaaatgcagtcaaaccagtgtcagctatttgagcctcatgaacccctggttatacttgttgagtacgatatgtgctcactcttgcaatttcccaacaccttaggatatgataatgaagatgactggaatgaggattatcgctatgagtactaggtttggagtcaacagtgtccctgtgtggagcttccgtcgagagcgttgtttactttatgctattatctttgtatgagactatgtgatttactatgttccgttatgtaataaacactgcaatggtacatttgagatttgtctacttatgtgtgcgactgtttctggagcgcatatgagtcttttatgcatcctattttgttcttaaaatatgggtgtgacaagcaACATGCTCATCCTCCCTTGTCTTATTGATCAGGAACTCTTTTCTGATGTTGGTCATATCAAGCGTTACTCCATCAACTGTGACAGGAGTAGAAGATCAAAGGTAAGTTATTTCTGAATTCTGGTGTCCATGCTCTTTACTCTTTTCTGTCTCATCAGTCTCAAATGCTCATTCATTACTCTTTTTTTGTCATGGAAAATGCTCATTAATTACTATGGCTCGCCGTTGGCAGGGAACTGCAGAGGTCATCTTCTCAAGAAGGTCTGATGCTCTAGCTGCCGTTAAGAGGTACAACAAATGTGCTGCTTGATGGCAAGGCTATGCAGATTTAGATCATCGGGACAAACATTCAGGCACCACCACCACTACCAACCGCTTTTTTCTCTTTCAATCCACCAGCTGGAAACTTCAATTTGACTTTCAAAAGGTCAGTTAGTACCATCGTTCTTTGCCACATGCAGTGTATTTTTCTCCCCTAATGAAATAGCACCTGCAAAACATTGCTATCCAAGACTAATGTGCTGCTTTTCAGTCATTAGCTTCACTATCATTCCACAAATGCATGCTCTGTTAGAATTTCAACTCTGCAGCATGGTTTCTACAGTACACAGGTGTCCTGATAGTGCAAGCAGAGCAGGGATTATTTGTCTTTTATCTGGGGACTCATATTAAAACTCCCTGGGAACAAACAAAAAGCTACATCTCTTTTATGTCATGTGGAGAATAAATAGAtgagtaaaatacactggcggccctttaacttgtcagcctgtgccactttggtccacgAACTGCAAACCCGAAAAAGTGACCNNNNNNNNNNNNNNNNNNNNNNNNNNNNNNNNNNNNNNNNNNNNNNNNNNNNNNNNNNNNNNNNNNNNNNNNNNNNNNNNNNNNNNNNNNNNNNNNNNNNNNNNNNNNNNNNNNNNNNNNNNNNNNNNNNNNNNNNNNNNNNNNNNNNNNNNNNNNNNNNNNNGTGTCATGCAGCTGGTGTTATTttcgtatttgcatgttcatggaCCAAGGTGGCACAGGTCGACAAGTTTAGGGGgcactttttcgcgtttgcaagttcatggaccaaagtggcacaggcggacaagttcaggggtcactttttcgggtttgcaagttcatggaccaaagtggcacaggctgacaagttaaagggccgccagtgtattttactctaAAGAGATATAAGCCACATGCTCATATTAGTAGTGATAGAAGTATATATAGGACCCATGATATACATATTTTTGTTGACATTTGGCAATCTCCTGGAAGGCAACGCTCATAAATGTTGCCTCCACATGATAAATGAGTGGTTTGGGAGTGTGCGAAATCTGTCAAACATGTGATGGAATCGGAACCGAGTCTTATTTACTCTGATTGCTAATCTAAGATTGCATTGTCATGTGAATCAACAGTTTTGACTATGCTTTGCACCAGTGTCATTTTTTCTCTTCTATAGAGATCTGGAGTAAGAAACCATCACTGAAATTTTGCAGTGGGCCTGGAAGAGGTGGTGCTAGAACTAGAAGATGGCCTCAAAGCAGAGGTGGATTTGGTGGGCGTGGGCAAGGGCATGGTGGGCATTTtgggcgtgggcgtgggcgtgggcgtgggAGAGGGAAGGGGAGGGGAGAGGATATGGTGAGAGTTTCTGCTGAAGATCTGGATGCAGACTTGGACAAGTACCATGCTGCAGCAATGGAAACCAGCTAAATGATTTTGGCACAACATTTGTGGTGGGCAGTTTGGCAGTATGTCTTCCTGTGTCTCCTTTTGTAGGAATAGATGCTGACCATAGTATAAAGTATTGGGTCATGAGCGTGTGTATTAATCTTGAATGTCAATTTCCAGTGAGAACATGTTGGGTGATAAAATGGAGAGGATGGAAGCATCTACGAGATGAGGTGTTTTGTGACAGGAAGCTGACTCTTGTTCCATTGTAGGTTTggttgcttaggccttgtttagttggcaaaaattttggattttgggtactgtagcactttcgtttgtttgtggcaaatattatccaatcatagactaattagggtcaaagattcatctcgcgatttacaagcaaactgcgtaattagtttttgttttcgtttaaatttaatactccatgcatgtaccgcaagattcgatgtgacgggaaatcttgaaattttttggtaactaaacaaggccttagttacaAACTTGTAGATGGTAATGGAATATATACCTCATGGTTCTGATATTCTATCATATTTCATGTTGGATGTGGCCGCTGCGCAGTTCAACTGCGTGATTATGTTGTTAGCCTGGGCACAAGTCAATCGGGTCTCACACTAGTTGCCAAAATGTGTGGTATTGTTGATGGATAACCTGTCTCTGTTTCAACTCGGAGATAGTCTCCCTTGAGCTGGAAGGAGTATTTGTGAGATTTTACTATGTAGGGAATgggcggccttgtttagatgtgaaaactttttggatttcgctactgtagcactttcgtttgtttgtggtaagtaTTGTctaactagggttaaaagattcgtctcacgatttacagattaactgtgtaattagtttttattttcgtttatatttaatgcttcatgcatgtgccgcaagattcaatgtgatggagaatcttgaaatttttttgatttttggagtgaactaaacaaggccgtaatcAGAAGATAGTACCTTGAGCTTGTTAGCTTAGCAGAAAAGTCATGGCTAAAAGTACTGTTCGCGGATTTAtattgagagaaaaacactcgtataagctcaagcgaacaagctTGGTATTGGTAGAAGAATGCATGTGCATGGATCAATCAATTAATCTCTATATATATCAGCGAGTGCTGAGGTCTATGATGTGCGCCTCCAGCTGCTGTGCCTCCTTGAGGCTCTCTCCCATGCACATGGCAATGGAGCCCAGGCAGCAGACTAGCAAGAATCTCTCCTCATCATCGTTCAACAGCAGCAGCTTTGCCTCTCCTGCCTGGGCTAGGAAGGAGCCCACCACCTCGTCATCCTTGTagcagcagctgcagccgaCGCCGCTAGCCGCAGTCCCAGCCTCAAGGTCGACGACATGGCCCTTGGGCGTTTTCGCCTCCTTGCCTTGTGGTGTTGGCGGTGGTGCCAGAATGTGGAGGCAGTGGCTGAGGG
Above is a genomic segment from Sorghum bicolor cultivar BTx623 unplaced genomic scaffold, Sorghum_bicolor_NCBIv3 super_120, whole genome shotgun sequence containing:
- the LOC8155735 gene encoding autophagy-related protein 8D, with amino-acid sequence MITNYPAKIFVIIRRFSRSNLSQMQKKYLVPSDMPVGQFIFILYPRLHLSPGTTLFMFVNNTLPQIASLSGSVYDSYKDMDDFLYMCHNSEKTFS
- the LOC8155439 gene encoding uncharacterized protein LOC8155439, translating into MGSSWLPDLPPSPAAVVAGEERAWPTPSTCPSTTSSPRAGAPTNGPGGEALPPEAEAEAQAPHPRHRDAASTPVLRQHLTSAAQPSLFQGPCRPSRRWCPLLTSPPSSIALTSTTGVSNNDIKELFSDVGHIKRYSINCDRSRRSKGTAEVIFSRRSDALAAVKRYNKCAA